The sequence CCAGAGAATAGCCCAACAAATATTAAAAGGAATATAATAATTTGACATCTCTTGCGGTACATGTCAAACCTACCAAAACTAATATATGGGAGAAACGCAAAGGATAAGAAGAAACCACTGACAAAGCCAGAAAAATGAGCAAAATTGTCAATCCAAGGAAGAAGGCCAAAAGTAAAGAGGAAAATAACAACAGCAAACAGTTTGAAGAAGGCTCTCCATGGTCTTGCTAGAATTTGCCAGCTTTGAAAAAGTTCCACAAACAGGCACGCCAATATACCAAACTGTGATCCAGCAGGTCCAAcctaaatcataaaataaaattagtatTTGATACTACAGAAAACATGAAAAGCAGAATAAGAATATTTTTATTGACAGCAGCTAACTAAATTACACATAATGTGAAAGTAAACAATATTTGAAACATGGAAGTAAACTCCTTAAAACATGCAAAGTGTGCAAAGCTCTTTAAAGTGTCAAATGTAATTCAAATTAATATCTTCCAACAtagacaaggttatttactaaactaacaATTGTTGTGAAtcccaagtgaatttcaaatttaaggtcaaagtcttccagtttggttatttatacattcagttttaaattcactttcagttctcaacaattctcactttagtagataaccccaggaatgcattttttttttattttaattaaaactgtCCCCACTGATGCACATTGAGGAAGCTGCATTTGCGCCCAGtgacatttttaaccccttaaggacacatgacatgtgtgacatgtcatgattcccttttattccagaagtttggtccttaaggggttaaaaggtaccCTTGAGTATTTACCATAAAGGCTTTTGCActtctttgcctgtttatgtTAAAGAGATTTGTTGCATTTATTCACTTGACTGAAGTACCAAGGAGTCAGAATTctgtaaagatatatatttttcttcaataGTTCTATTGAAGTTTTTAACAGACAATACAGAAAGGATATGAGGAACAGTACATGTGTGCTTACATAGTACATAATACAATATGTAATACTTATGTTTATAAGATCAATAAAATCAACATAATAAACCATAT is a genomic window of Pelobates fuscus isolate aPelFus1 chromosome 8, aPelFus1.pri, whole genome shotgun sequence containing:
- the LOC134570838 gene encoding inactive rhomboid protein 1-like → MTILRDLEKLAGWHRISIIYILSGITGNLASAIFLPYRAEVGPAGSQFGILACLFVELFQSWQILARPWRAFFKLFAVVIFLFTFGLLPWIDNFAHFSGFVSGFFLSFAFLPYISFGRFDMYRKRCQIIIFLLIFVGLFSGLVVLFYFYPIKCDFCEYLTCIPFTDKFCEKYDLDAQLH